Proteins encoded together in one Coffea arabica cultivar ET-39 chromosome 2c, Coffea Arabica ET-39 HiFi, whole genome shotgun sequence window:
- the LOC140035183 gene encoding uncharacterized protein, whose amino-acid sequence MKSCSRRVFPGALFRFKPNQDPRVRHRHDHHPLLPIAMASLSLFLSNPHRPLRPTPLRPLHFSSKVSASAKPPPPPPEKKSFAVATGELFLGIAARLIIRRGDNNLVGQGGEFINGGLEPGGASTSESWWRRWRKEKASSVVIEDPLQPDVTWEQREEDVEAERRRKEQRAVSSPGFSFSAAGLLFPYHLGVAQFLIENGYIKETTPLAGSSAGAIVCAVIASGASMQEALEVTKILAQDCRLNGTAFRLGAVLRDVLQNFLPDDVHIRSSGRVRVAVTQILWRPRGLLVDQFDSKEDLINAVFTSSFVPGYLAPRPATRFRNRLCIDGGLTLFMPPTSAYQTVRVCAFPASRLGLAGIGISPDCNPENRASPRELFNWALEPAEDHILDKLFELGYLDAAVWAKENPVEKLVEDDSSSIPSGLAQ is encoded by the exons atgaaaagttgCAGCCGTCGTGTGTTCCCTGGAGCCTTGTTCAGGTTCAAACCAAACCAAGACCCACGAGTCCGCCACCGCCACGACCACCACCCCCTATTGCCCATCGCCATGgcctccctctccctcttccTCTCCAACCCTCATCGTCCTCTCCGCCCAACCCCTCTCCGCCCACTGCATTTCTCCTCTAAAGTCTCTGCTTCGGCCAAACCGCCGCCTCCACCACCCGAGAAAAAGTCCTTCGCTGTGGCCACTGGGGAGCTCTTCCTCGGCATCGCCGCCAGGCTCATCATAAGGCGTGGGGACAACAATTTAGTTGGCCAAGGGGGCGAATTTATCAATGGAGGGCTGGAACCGGGAGGCGCGAGTACGTCGGAGAGCTGGTGGAGACGGTGGAGGAAAGAGAAAGCTTCCTCTGTTGTAATTGAGGACCCCCTTCAGCCTGATGTGACGTGGGAGCAGAGGGAGGAAGACGTGGAGGCGGAGCGCCGCAGGAAGGAGCAGAGGGCGGTGAGCAGCCCTGGGTTTAGTTTCTCTGCGGCGGGACTTTTGTTTCCCTATCATCTCGGGGTGGCTCAATTCCTCATCGAGAACGGATACATTAAG GAAACGACACCATTAGCTGGCTCATCTGCTGGTGCAATTGTATGTGCAGTGATTGCATCTGGGGCGAGTATGCAAGAGGCTTTAGAAGTTACCAAAATATTAGCCCAAGACTGTAGGCTCAACGGTACTGCATTTCGCTTAGGG GCTGTTCTTAGAGATGTTCTTCAGAACTTTCTACCAGATGATGTTCATATTAGATCAAGTGGAAGAGTTCGTG TTGCTGTGACACAGATACTATGGAGGCCCAGGGGTTTATTGGTTGACCAGTTTGATTCTAAAGAGGACCTAATCAATGCTGTCTTTACTTCTTCTTTTGTCCCAGG ATATCTTGCTCCAAGGCCAGCGACAAGGTTCAGAAATCGGCTTTGCATTGATGGTGGTTTAACATTGTTTATGCCACCAACATCTGCATATCAGACG GTTCGTGTTTGTGCTTTCCCAGCCAGTCGATTGGGGTTGGCAGGAATTGGTATTAGTCCTGACTGCAATCCTGAAAATAGGGCGAGTCCCAGGGAG CTTTTCAATTGGGCACTTGAGCCAGCAGAAGATCACATTCTGGATAAGCTCTTTGAGTTGGGATACTTAGACGCAGCTGTTTGGGCTAAGGAGAACCCAGTTGAGAAATTAGTCGAGGATGATAGCTCTTCCATTCCTAGTGGCCTTGCACAATAG
- the LOC113731841 gene encoding probable plastid-lipid-associated protein 4, chloroplastic isoform X1, with protein sequence MATSSTMALSSLLPPQTLHITSSNHPPNSSLKVFSFPTRSPQQNCHPKSILSTSPPSFTWVPSQKWRTCISFFPAFLKNKAKDAKAIKEELLEAIAPLDRGAEATPEDQQSIDQITRKLEAVSPIKEPLKSDLLNGKWELIYTTSQSILQTERPKILRSKTNYQAINVDTLRAQNMESCPFFNQVTADLTPLNARKVAVKFDYFKIAGLIPVKAPGRAKGELEITYLDEELRVSRGDLGNLFILKMVDPSYRVPT encoded by the exons ATGGCGACTAGCAGCACCATGGCCTTATCCTCACTCCTTCCACCGCAAACGCTCCACATCACCAGCTCCAACCACCCTCCCAATTCCTCCCTCAAAGTCTTCTCTTTTCCAACCAGATCACCACAACAGAACTGTCATCCTAAGAGCATCCTCTCAACCTCACCACCTTCTTTTACTTGGGTGCCATCTCAAAAGTGGAGAACCTGTATTTCTTTCTTCCCAGCTTTCTTGAAAAACAAGGCCAAAGATGCAAAGGCCATCAAAGAAGAACTTCTTGAAGCCATTGCACCTCTTGATCGTGGGGCAGAGGCCACTCCTGAAGACCAGCAAAGCATTGATCAG ATTACTCGAAAACTAGAAGCAGTAAGTCCAATAAAGGAGCCATTGAAGTCTGATTTACTGAATGGCAAATGGGAACTCATATACACAACTTCCCAGTCTATTTTGCAAACCGAG AGGCCCAAAATCTTAAGGTCTAAAACGAATTATCAAGCGATAAACGTGGATACACTTCGGGCTCAAAATATGGAATCATGTCCATTCTTCAATCAG GTTACTGCAGATTTAACACCTCTAAATGCAAGGAAGGTGGCTGTAAAATTTGATTACTTTAAAATTGCTGGACTG ATACCCGTCAAAGCTCCTGGAAGAGCTAAAGGTGAACTAGAGATTACATACTTGGATGAAGAGCTTAG AGTATCAAGAGGTGATCTGGGGAACCTGTTCATCTTGAAGATGGTTGATCCGTCTTATAGGGTACCTACCTGA
- the LOC113731841 gene encoding probable plastid-lipid-associated protein 4, chloroplastic isoform X3, which translates to MATSSTMALSSLLPPQTLHITSSNHPPNSSLKVFSFPTRSPQQNCHPKSILSTSPPSFTWVPSQKWRTCISFFPAFLKNKAKDAKAIKEELLEAIAPLDRGAEATPEDQQSIDQITRKLEAVSPIKEPLKSDLLNGKWELIYTTSQSILQTERPKILRSKTNYQAINVDTLRAQNMESCPFFNQVTADLTPLNARKVAVKFDYFKIAGLIPVKAPGRAKGELEITYLDEELRNKKL; encoded by the exons ATGGCGACTAGCAGCACCATGGCCTTATCCTCACTCCTTCCACCGCAAACGCTCCACATCACCAGCTCCAACCACCCTCCCAATTCCTCCCTCAAAGTCTTCTCTTTTCCAACCAGATCACCACAACAGAACTGTCATCCTAAGAGCATCCTCTCAACCTCACCACCTTCTTTTACTTGGGTGCCATCTCAAAAGTGGAGAACCTGTATTTCTTTCTTCCCAGCTTTCTTGAAAAACAAGGCCAAAGATGCAAAGGCCATCAAAGAAGAACTTCTTGAAGCCATTGCACCTCTTGATCGTGGGGCAGAGGCCACTCCTGAAGACCAGCAAAGCATTGATCAG ATTACTCGAAAACTAGAAGCAGTAAGTCCAATAAAGGAGCCATTGAAGTCTGATTTACTGAATGGCAAATGGGAACTCATATACACAACTTCCCAGTCTATTTTGCAAACCGAG AGGCCCAAAATCTTAAGGTCTAAAACGAATTATCAAGCGATAAACGTGGATACACTTCGGGCTCAAAATATGGAATCATGTCCATTCTTCAATCAG GTTACTGCAGATTTAACACCTCTAAATGCAAGGAAGGTGGCTGTAAAATTTGATTACTTTAAAATTGCTGGACTG ATACCCGTCAAAGCTCCTGGAAGAGCTAAAGGTGAACTAGAGATTACATACTTGGATGAAGAGCTTAG GAATAAAAAGCTGTGA
- the LOC113731841 gene encoding probable plastid-lipid-associated protein 4, chloroplastic isoform X2: protein MATSSTMALSSLLPPQTLHITSSNHPPNSSLKVFSFPTRSPQQNCHPKSILSTSPPSFTWVPSQKWRTCISFFPAFLKNKAKDAKAIKEELLEAIAPLDRGAEATPEDQQSIDQITRKLEAVSPIKEPLKSDLLNGKWELIYTTSQSILQTERPKILRSKTNYQAINVDTLRAQNMESCPFFNQVTADLTPLNARKVAVKFDYFKIAGLIPVKAPGRAKGELEITYLDEELRNLQQFRILSANGTDIRLRHT from the exons ATGGCGACTAGCAGCACCATGGCCTTATCCTCACTCCTTCCACCGCAAACGCTCCACATCACCAGCTCCAACCACCCTCCCAATTCCTCCCTCAAAGTCTTCTCTTTTCCAACCAGATCACCACAACAGAACTGTCATCCTAAGAGCATCCTCTCAACCTCACCACCTTCTTTTACTTGGGTGCCATCTCAAAAGTGGAGAACCTGTATTTCTTTCTTCCCAGCTTTCTTGAAAAACAAGGCCAAAGATGCAAAGGCCATCAAAGAAGAACTTCTTGAAGCCATTGCACCTCTTGATCGTGGGGCAGAGGCCACTCCTGAAGACCAGCAAAGCATTGATCAG ATTACTCGAAAACTAGAAGCAGTAAGTCCAATAAAGGAGCCATTGAAGTCTGATTTACTGAATGGCAAATGGGAACTCATATACACAACTTCCCAGTCTATTTTGCAAACCGAG AGGCCCAAAATCTTAAGGTCTAAAACGAATTATCAAGCGATAAACGTGGATACACTTCGGGCTCAAAATATGGAATCATGTCCATTCTTCAATCAG GTTACTGCAGATTTAACACCTCTAAATGCAAGGAAGGTGGCTGTAAAATTTGATTACTTTAAAATTGCTGGACTG ATACCCGTCAAAGCTCCTGGAAGAGCTAAAGGTGAACTAGAGATTACATACTTGGATGAAGAGCTTAG GAATCTACAGCAATTTAGGATCTTATCAGCAAATGGAACTGACATTAGGTTGCGGCATACTTAG